The following are from one region of the Gossypium hirsutum isolate 1008001.06 chromosome D03, Gossypium_hirsutum_v2.1, whole genome shotgun sequence genome:
- the LOC121215302 gene encoding uncharacterized protein, translating into MAFLTSPSPVHSDTPGMASNVSEAAVDSRFITVNTPNYRPSSNGRSRGRGRSFGSRIQCQLCGKSGHLVDRCYHRFDASYKNIGSRPSMIPQPNISMFGHGVATASWPPSVPTAYVCPVQVHHRGSGPSVSTVNWNNPFDASASLHSGMSPNISFNTASMPQAYVATPATVADNTWYPDSGATHHLTNSASSLGEPLAYNGPVSGS; encoded by the exons ATGGCATTTCTTACCAGTCCGTCTCCTGTGCATTCTGATACGCCTGGAATGGCATCTAATGTCTCTGAAGCTGCTGTTGACAGCCGATTTATTACTGTCAATACACCCAACTATCGTCCCTCATCAAATGGTAGAAGTAGAGGGCGTGGTCGCTCATTTGGATCCCGTATACAGTGTCAATTGTGTGGTAAGTCAGGCCATCTTGTTGATCGGTGCTATCATCGATTTGATGCATCGTATAAAAATATTGGTTCTAGACCTTCTATGATTCCTCAACCAAATATTAGTATGTTTGGACATGGTGTTGCAACTGCCTCTTGGCCACCATCTGTACCTACTGCCTATGTGTGCCCAGTTCAAGTCCATCACCGGGGGTCGGGTCCATCTGTCTCAACTGTTAATTGGAATAATCCATTTGATGCATCTGCTTCATTGCACTCTGGTATGTCTCCCAATATATCTTTTAATACAGCTTCAATGCCGCAAGCCTATGTTGCAACTCCTGCAACGGTAGCAGATAATACGTGGTATCCCGACTCTGGGGCTACACATCATCTGACGAATTCAGCATCATCCTTAGGAGAACCTTTGGCTTATAACGGTCCAG TGTCAGGTTCGTGA